A portion of the uncultured Bacteroides sp. genome contains these proteins:
- the guaB gene encoding IMP dehydrogenase, producing MSFIADKIVMDGLTYDDVLLIPSYSEVLPRTVDLSTKFSRNIELKVPFVTAAMDTVTEAKMAIAIAREGGIGVIHKNMSIKDQAKQVAIVKRAENGMIYDPVTIKQGSTVYDALALMAEYKIGGIPVVDDDRFLVGIVTNRDLRFERDMHKHIDEVMTKENLVTTNQSTDLESAAQILQRYKIEKLPVVDKEGRLIGLVTYKDITKAKDKPMACKDSKGRLRVAAGVGVTSDTFERMQALVDAGADAIVIDTAHGHSKGVVDVLIESKKRFPNIDIVVGNIATGDAAKMLAEAGADGVKVGIGPGSICTTRVVAGVGVPQLSAVYEVAKALRGTGVPLIADGGLRYSGDVVKALAAGGYSVMIGSLVAGTEESPGETIIFNGRKFKSYRGMGSLEAMENGSKDRYFQGGETDVKKLVPEGIAARVPYKGTLYEVIYQLTGGLRAGMGYCGAANIDKLHEAKFTRITNAGVMESHPHDVTITSESPNYSRPE from the coding sequence ATGTCATTTATTGCTGATAAGATTGTTATGGATGGATTGACTTATGATGATGTCTTGTTAATCCCATCTTATTCTGAAGTTTTACCGCGCACTGTCGATCTTTCGACAAAGTTCTCACGAAACATTGAGTTAAAAGTCCCATTTGTTACGGCTGCTATGGATACCGTTACCGAAGCTAAGATGGCTATTGCCATAGCACGCGAAGGAGGTATCGGAGTGATTCATAAAAATATGTCCATTAAAGATCAAGCGAAACAAGTTGCTATTGTGAAGCGTGCTGAGAATGGAATGATTTATGATCCGGTAACTATCAAACAAGGTTCTACTGTTTACGACGCTCTTGCTCTTATGGCAGAGTATAAAATTGGTGGCATCCCTGTGGTGGATGATGATCGCTTCTTGGTTGGTATTGTGACAAATAGAGACCTTCGTTTCGAGAGAGATATGCATAAGCATATTGACGAAGTAATGACGAAGGAGAACTTGGTTACGACAAATCAATCTACTGATCTTGAGTCTGCTGCGCAAATTCTTCAACGATATAAAATAGAGAAACTTCCTGTTGTTGATAAAGAAGGCCGATTGATTGGTTTGGTTACTTATAAGGATATAACCAAAGCAAAAGACAAACCTATGGCTTGTAAAGACTCCAAAGGTCGGCTGCGAGTTGCAGCTGGTGTTGGTGTAACCTCTGATACTTTTGAACGTATGCAGGCATTGGTCGATGCAGGAGCTGACGCTATTGTTATTGATACGGCTCATGGACACTCAAAGGGTGTTGTTGATGTTTTGATTGAATCTAAAAAACGCTTTCCAAATATTGATATTGTGGTAGGTAACATTGCAACCGGTGATGCTGCAAAAATGTTAGCCGAAGCTGGTGCTGACGGTGTGAAAGTAGGTATCGGACCAGGATCGATTTGTACTACTCGTGTTGTAGCAGGAGTGGGTGTTCCTCAGCTTTCTGCCGTTTATGAAGTAGCAAAAGCGTTGAGAGGAACGGGTGTTCCTTTAATAGCTGACGGTGGACTACGTTATTCCGGTGATGTAGTAAAAGCGCTTGCCGCCGGAGGATACTCCGTGATGATAGGCTCTTTAGTTGCCGGAACAGAGGAAAGTCCAGGCGAAACAATTATATTTAATGGAAGAAAGTTTAAATCCTATAGAGGGATGGGATCGCTTGAGGCGATGGAAAATGGTTCTAAGGATCGTTACTTTCAAGGCGGAGAAACTGATGTAAAGAAGCTTGTTCCCGAAGGAATTGCTGCCCGAGTGCCCTATAAAGGTACCCTTTATGAGGTGATTTATCAGCTTACTGGTGGTTTACGTGCAGGTATGGGATATTGTGGTGCGGCAAATATTGATAAACTTCATGAGGCAAAATTTACTCGTATCACCAATGCAGGTGTTATGGAAAGTCACCCACATGATGTTACAATAACAAGTGAATCTCCTAACTATAGTCGTCCAGAGTAG